The following nucleotide sequence is from Alteromonas sp. V450.
AAGGATGTTTGCAACACGCTTGTTAGCGGCAGCTAGCGCTTCGGCTTCTTCCAATGCTCTGAACTTATCTACCGCATGAACACGGGCTAAGTAATCTGCTGGTTTTGTAGGGCGACGAGCAGCAACGGCCTGAATAACGTCAATGGCAATAGCTTGATCTTGCAGGAGCGCAGTAAATCGACCCAATACAAAATCAACAACTTGAGATTGCGTTTCAGCATTCGTTAACTTATCGCTATACACATCGATAGCTTTTCTTACTAGCGTTTCAAGATCTAGCGGCAGTGACAGCTCAGTGACAATACGTAATACACCGATAGCTGCTCGACGAAGCGCAAATGGGTCTTTATCACCCTTAGGTAACTGGCCAATACCAAAAATACCTACAAGAGTATCGAGTTTGTCAGCTAGCGCAACCGACGCGCTAACGCCAGAACTAGGAAGTGCATCACCAGCAAAACGCGGCATGTATTGTTCATACAGTGCTTCTGCAACAGGTGCATCTTCACCGTCGTTAAGCGCATAGTATTTACCCATAACACCCTGAACGTCTGGGAACTCCATAACCATGTTCGACATTAAGTCAGTTTTAGCGAGAAGACCTGCTCGTGCAGCTTGGGTTTCATTTGCATCTATTTGCGACGCGATAAAGGCCGATAGGGCAGATATGCGCTCAGACTTTTCTTTTAGCGTACCTAGCTGTTTTTGGAACAGCACGGTTTCTAAACTTTCAAGGCGGCTTTCTAATGTCGACTTTTTATCGCTGTTAAAGAAGAACTCAGCGTCGGCAAGACGAGGGCGAATAACCTTTTCATTTCCAGAAATGACTTGAGAGGCATCGCGGCTTTCGATATTCGTTACAAATAAGAACGTGTTTGAAAGTGCACCGTCGCTATCTAGTAGCGGCACATATTTCTGGTCGTCTTTCATGGTATAGATAAGTGCTTCTTTTGGTACTGCTAAGAAAGCCTCATCAAACCCAGCTTGAAGTACAACCGGCCATTCTACTAGTGACGCGATTTCTTCAAGTAAATCTTCATTATAGTCAGGCTTAAGCGACAAGTTTTGCGCTGCGTCTTCAAGTTGTTGACGCACTTTATCCTTACGCGCCTCAAAATCTGCAAGCACATATTGTTGCTCCAGGGCAGAGGCGTAATTGTCAGCATGATCAAGTTCAAAGCGACCTTCGCCGTGGAATCGGTGACCTTGAACAACACGGCCGCTAGTAAGGCCCAATACTGAAACGTTAACCACTTCGCTTCCGTAAAGCACGCAAAGGGTGTGTACCGGGCGTATAAACTGAGTATTGTAATTACCCCAACGCATCGGCTTTGGAATAGGAAGCTTGCTTACCGCTTGGTTTATTAGGCCTTCTAGTAACTCTGCAACTGATTGACCCGGAACGTGGGCTTTATGCAGTAACCACTCTC
It contains:
- the glyS gene encoding glycine--tRNA ligase subunit beta, with product MRTENCLVELGTEELPPKALKSLGEAFATQFEAALTQADLSFDSVSWFAAPRRLAVYVSGLAEGQADKVVEKRGPAVSAAFDADGNPTKAAQGWARGNGIDVADAERLVTDKGEWLLHKAHVPGQSVAELLEGLINQAVSKLPIPKPMRWGNYNTQFIRPVHTLCVLYGSEVVNVSVLGLTSGRVVQGHRFHGEGRFELDHADNYASALEQQYVLADFEARKDKVRQQLEDAAQNLSLKPDYNEDLLEEIASLVEWPVVLQAGFDEAFLAVPKEALIYTMKDDQKYVPLLDSDGALSNTFLFVTNIESRDASQVISGNEKVIRPRLADAEFFFNSDKKSTLESRLESLETVLFQKQLGTLKEKSERISALSAFIASQIDANETQAARAGLLAKTDLMSNMVMEFPDVQGVMGKYYALNDGEDAPVAEALYEQYMPRFAGDALPSSGVSASVALADKLDTLVGIFGIGQLPKGDKDPFALRRAAIGVLRIVTELSLPLDLETLVRKAIDVYSDKLTNAETQSQVVDFVLGRFTALLQDQAIAIDVIQAVAARRPTKPADYLARVHAVDKFRALEEAEALAAANKRVANILAKQNVEVTDTVNIDESLLTEEAEKALYIELKAAQKEVDVAVPSQDYTRILTALATLRNVIDNFFDNVMVMADDEAVKNNRLALLSLLRQLFLTTADISILAKS